The Acinonyx jubatus isolate Ajub_Pintada_27869175 chromosome A2, VMU_Ajub_asm_v1.0, whole genome shotgun sequence genomic sequence CAGCTTCTGGACTCTCTTGGGGGCTCAGGGTAAGCCAAAGAATCCTCTGAGTATAGACGCTGAGCTAGCAACTGGTGATCCAAAGCCCCTCACTCTTAGACTCTTGACCTAGGTAGGAGTGAGGAATGGTCTAAAGGTCCAGAGCCCGCAACCCTTGAACCCAATCTAGAGTTTAGAGGTTAGGATACCCACAATCACAGATCCCCAAGCCCAGGGTCTAGCCTGATCTTAGGCAAGGGCTGGTGGTAATTCGTCCTGTCCCTGAGGTCATTGGTCCCTGGGGGATAAGACAGCTTTGGTGACCTTGAATTGATGGGACTTTTCTGAACAGCTTGATAAACATAGTTGCTGGAGCCCCATTATACCACTGACTCTCTGCACCTGGGGCTTGAGTTCTACATCTTGACAGAGCTCCCAAGTTTACAGATTTGACAACACTAATTTGACAACGCTTCATTGGGTCTGGTTAAGATCATTGACGCAGAAAGTCCTAGTTTGGAGGCTTAGCCTGAGGGTTGAGGCAGGACCTTAACGTCCTGAGGCTACTATcctcagggttggggggggggggttgctgaggCCTGGGAAAGTGGCACTGAGTCTCCAGTTACCCAATTTTTGGAAACTGGGGTGAGTTGTTCTAGACCTGCTTGGAAGGCTGGTGGGCTGGTGGTCCCAAAGCTAGATCCTGGGCCTCCTTGGGTGGGGTGAGGACTCCCGGGGCGGGGACGGGAGGGGGGGCGGTTTCCAAGTCTGGTGAAGGTTGGGCTTCCCGGAAGCCAGAGGTGGGCTTGGAGCTGGTGTGGATGTCGGGATTCCTGCCCACTGGGGACTCTGCTCACGGTGCCCCACAGAGGAGGACTTTGACTGGCCGACGGCCTGCATTGAGCTGGAGCAACACCTGTCGCGCTGGGCCGAGGACGGGCGCTGGGCTGAGTACTTCTGCCTGGCCGACGGACACTTTGCTTCCATCGACTCCGTGCTGCTGCTCCAGGTGAagcaggggcggtggggggcaggcaggggtgggctTGGGTGACCCCGACAACACCACCTCACTCTCTTCCCAGGGTGGGACGCTTTGTCTGTCAGGCTCCCGAGATCGCAACGTCAACCTGTGGGACCTGCGGCAGCTCGGGGTGGAGCCCAGCCGAGTTCTAGTCAAGGCCCTGGGCACCCAGAAGAACAGCACCCACAAGGTGAGGGGTTGGGAggccataaataaatatttttaaaagggggggaggttgcctggggggctcagttggttgagcgtccgattctgGATTCTggctcgtcatgatctcacggttcctgagtttgagcttcactgggctctgcactggcagcacagagcctgcttgggattctctgcccctccttgagctctttctctctctccctctcaggtagagagagagagagagaaatagataaatattaaaaaaaaaaaaaggaagccagacAGGGGTAAGAGGGGAGAAGCCTGGGTAGGGCGCCGTGGCTAAGGGCGTGAGTTTTCTTTGGCACTGGACCTCAGAGATTTAAATCTTGACATTGTGACATTGGATGAGACGTagggcttctctgggcctccgtttctaCTTTGTGTGGGGTCCGGATGAGAATGAATGGGATGAACGCACACTAAGAGCTTCGCTTAGGCTGGGACACACCACAGGCGCTCGGTGGTCGTCAGGCAGACCTTGAGAGGCACAGGGCACGGCAGGTGGCAGTTACGAGGCTGCCGGCGGGGATCACAAAGCTCTGAGCATGGCTGGCATCTCGGGAGAAATGGCTGTGGAGGGTACCTCCACCAGTCATTGAGGTGGTCTAGGCAGGTGGCCAGGAGCGTGGTCTCAGAGCCAGGctactgggttcaaatccccactctgctactttctggctgtgtgaccttgggcacaggacgcaacctctctgtgctccagtcTCTTCATTTGTAGAATGGGACACAATTACAGTACTGTCCTCAGAGAgtctggcggggggtgggggggagttagTCACCAGCCAGTGCTTTGTGCATGTTAGCTCCTGAGACAGGGGCTGTTTTTTGTGCCCATCTTctcaatgaagaaactgaaggagGGTACTTCATTTGCTCAGGCCACGGAGTGAaggccccatttttttttttttttaattaaaaaaaattttttttaacatttgcttgtttttcagagacagagacagcaggagcgggggagggtcagagagcgagggagggagacacagaatctgaaacaggctccaggctctgagctgtcggcacgcagcccgatgtagggctccaacccacaaaccacgagatcatgacctgagctgaggtcggccacttaaccacctgagccacccaggcacccctagtggaGGCCCCGTTCTTAATCGCATTGTTAGGTGGCCTCAAACCACCACTGGTGCTGAGTCTCACAGGGATTTAGGAATATTCTGTGTGGGTGTGTACccctgggctctggagtcagacccaCGGACCTAAGTCCTAACCTCTACTTGGAGCTGACTTGTTCTGGGTCCCTGGGTCAGTTGTCTCCGTCCTCTGACCCTAAATTTTATTACCTCTGAGAGGGGGATGATCGCAGGTCTGGTCCGCAGGGCTGGGTGTGGTCGCTGGCAGCGCTGGACCACCGCGTGTGCTCCGGTTCCTGGGACAGCACGGTGAAGCTCTGGGACATGGCGGCAGACGGGCAGCAGTTTGGCGAGATAAAGTGTGTGGGGTCCCGggcagcgggggcggggcagggccggGTGCTGCGCAGTCGCAGCCCCGACCTTGCGGTCCGTGTGTTCCCAGAGGCAAGGCGGCCGTGCTGTGTTTGTCCTACCGGCCTGACATCCTGGTGACTGGCACCTATGACAAGAAGGTGACCGTCTACGACCCCAGAGGTGGGCTAGGGGCCCTGGGGCCTaggtggggagagcagggccACCTGGGGTCTCCAGGGTCATGCCGGGGAAGGAGACACTTGAACCTCACAGCCTGGCTGGGACGATAGTCACAACCAGAGGCTGACCACTCAAGAGTGGCCTGGGCTGTGCTGGGGGCAGCCAAGGCAACTGGTGGGGGGGGGCCGGGTGTTGGGGCAGAAGCCCCCCTCCAGCTGCGGCGAAGGATGGGAGGGCTCCGGAGGAGGGGCCTCTGAGCCTCAATGCTGTGGGAGGTGGAACAGCCCCCGAGAACCCTGGGTCCACCACTTCCTCCCTCTCAAGCTCGAACcgcagtctccccatctgtaagatgTGGATAATGACTCCAGCCCCCTAGGGTTAATTGGAGGAGATGACAGTAAGAGCCTTGGTGGAGTAAATGTTCACATAAAAAGCCTAGGATAAACACTGCCCAGCATATGAGCCTTTTCTGTTGTCTgtctatttattcttcttttacttGAAGGGCTGGGGCTCTTGGCCCAGGCACAGCCAGAGCTGGGTGATGGGTGATGGTGGGACTCGTCTCCAATCAGTCGGCAGGAGGAAGCGTTTTATGCTGGGACTTGCCGAGGTCTGCTCTGCACTGCGAGCAGATGGGGTTGCGATGGGAGATGGGAGGGCAGAGACTTGGGGGTCCTGGATGGCCCAGATCCAGACGGGACAGAAGAGAAAGACGGGACCACTTGCAGGATGCGGGTAGGCGGGGCAGACCAAGGATTCAGCCGAGTGGGGAGCGGCCTGGGTCCCCCTCCGAGGGGCTCTGacgtctccctcctccctgcatcACTCGCGAAGCGGGCCCGGCGCTGCTGAAGAGCAGGCGGCTGCACTCCAGCGCGGTGCTGGCGCTGCTGGCGGATGACCGTCACATCATCTCGGGCAGCGAGGACCACACACTCGTGGTGTTCGACCGCCGGGCCAACAGCGTCCTGCAGCGACTGCAGGTGCGCCCTCCCCTGCGGCCTGGAGGGACGGGGGCTgcggcctggcctggcctgagcTGCCGTGTCCCGCGTCCCTCCCACAGCTGGATTCCTACCTGCTCTGCATGTCCTACCGGGAGCCCCAGCTCTGGGCTGGTGACAACCAGGGCCTGCTGCACGTCTTCGCCAACCACAGTGGCTGCTTCCAACTCGTCCGGGTCTGCCGGGGCTCTTGCCCCTTGCCCAACCGTCCCTGGGCCTCCTCCCTACTTCTCGACCCCTGGGTGGTTGTCGGGCTGGCGTTGGGAGAGCCCTTACCTGAGTGTCACCTGTTCCTCTTTTCTGCAGTCCTTTGACGTGGGCCACAGGTCTCAGATCACAGGCATCAAACACTCACTGGGGGCCTTGTACACCACGTCCACCGACAAGACCATCCGGGTGAGGCCCCAAGAcaggctccctcccttccctgccccccctccagcccccgcccccccccccccccgccggtcAGAGGTGCACTTCCTGACCTTTGCCCATCGCCCCTCACCAGGTGCACGTGCCCACGGATCCACCAAGGACCATCTGCACCCGAAGCCACAACAATGTGCTAAACGGGGTAAGGCCCTGCCCTGTGCACCCTCCCCAGCTGCCCAGAACGGCCCTGACTActtctgtccctgccctcccagaTTTGTGCCGAGGGCAACCTGGTGGTAGCTGCCTCTGGGGGTCTATCGCTGGAGGTCTGGCGGCTGCAGGCCTGAGCAGGCGGACGTGGATGTGGATGTGGGTCTGCCGGCCCGCAGGCTGGGCCAGGGCTTCTGTTCTCGGGGGACCTTCCCCCACGCCGGTGCCGCCTCCGCCCTGTCCCAAAGGCCTGGGGCCCAAGGAGTCCGGGCCACAGTTAGGCAGTGTCCCTGGGCTGCGCCCCACGCCAGGGAAGGTGAGGTTGCTGTTCAGGCCCACCCAGGGGACTGCTTGCTCCCCTCCCTTGGGCCCAGTTTTTGTTACGGTTTGGACACCTGCTCTCCCTGGagagcaaaggagaaataaacctGATGTACTGGTGTCACCCGAGGGCTCTGCCTGTGCTTGttcggggcggggcggcgggggggggggggggtctgcgaGACGGTCGTGAAAGCCTTGGCAGCCACTACTTACGTCTGCGGGCACCTGTGCCCGCTCGAGTGCATTTCTGTGATCACGTGTGTCCGGGTGTCACTAGGGAGGTGACCCTGTCTGTGCACATCTGTGTGCTGGCggatgtgggtgtgtgtgagggaggaggCCCTTGAGGGCGTGCGCACATCTGTACGATGGCACCTGTGGGCGCGTGTGACGTGTGTCGGCATGTAGAGTGGGACCCTGACCCTAGGTGTGTTCGTGCAGTGGGAGGGGGAATCTGCTACTGCTGCCCCAGAGGTGCAGGGTGGGGGCGGTGCACGCCCTTCCATCCGGGAGTCCAGGTGTGTGTGCTGTTGTGGCCCTGaccctggggtgggtgggggagggaggctgggccgggtgtgcggggggtgggggggggtgcgagTCTGTGGTCCCCCTCTGTCCCCGTGAAGCCTGGCCAAGCCACGTCCCGAGGATCATTCACTTCCTTTTTATTGAGGCCTCCTGGGCGGTCAGGGCCGTGAGTTATAAGATGGCACAGGGCTTCTTCTCCTTGAAGGGGTTGGTGGCAGCCGGGATGCCCACAAGGAAGGGGTCGCTCTTGGCCCGCTCCGTGCAGAACTGCAGCAGGTCGCCGGCCGCCTTGGACACCTGCAGGCCGGCCTGTCAGCTGGCCCCGGGCTGTCCGCCCGCCCCCTCTCCCGGACACGCCCGTGCCGCCCTGATCCTCACCTTCATGCGGTCGATGCCCGCCTCCACCCGCAGCTGCTCCACAGCCCGGCGGGCCTGCCCGATGTCGCTGCCAATGGCCACCTTGCTGGACATCTGCACGAAAGCGAGCAGGGTCATAGGCAGTGGGCTCGATTCCAGACCTTGAGCCCTAGGGGCTACCTGAGAGTCTCTCAACCACCTCTTGCGTCCTCTGGGGACTGTGGGAAGGGGGTGGCGGTTCCCCAAGCCCCGTCAGCACCACATACTTCAGCTGAGGGCTCCGGCGGATTCCCGGAGGCTCAATCCTCCAGCAGCCTGGTTCTGGCTCCCTCCCTTGCCAGCCCGGCCTCtcagccccctcctctcctcccccacccctgcagagaCTTTGAAGCCTGGACACTCGTGGAGTGAAATGTCAGCGGCAGCAGCTGCCTCCGCTGAGGGGGGTCCCTGC encodes the following:
- the FBXW9 gene encoding F-box/WD repeat-containing protein 9 isoform X5; translated protein: MELPPGPRDDPRAWDDDSDPEPEPDPDAQAEAYVARVLSPPKVGQALPRAPLLSAPVASPGALEPRAASKGPPVGVPGLLSLPPELLLEICAYLDARLVLHVLPRVCHTLRDLVRDHVTWRLRAQRRVRAPYPVVEEEDFDWPTACIELEQHLSRWAEDGRWAEYFCLADGHFASIDSVLLLQGGTLCLSGSRDRNVNLWDLRQLGVEPSRVLVKALGTQKNSTHKGDDRRSGPQGWVWSLAALDHRVCSGSWDSTVKLWDMAADGQQFGEIKGKAAVLCLSYRPDILVTGTYDKKVTVYDPRAGPALLKSRRLHSSAVLALLADDRHIISGSEDHTLVVFDRRANSVLQRLQVRPPLRPGGTGAAAWPGLSCRVPRPSHSWIPTCSACPTGSPSSGLVTTRACCTSSPTTVAASNSSGSAGALAPCPTVPGPPPYFSTPGWLSGWRWESPYLSVTCSSFLQSFDVGHRSQITGIKHSLGALYTTSTDKTIRVHVPTDPPRTICTRSHNNVLNGRL
- the GNG14 gene encoding putative guanine nucleotide-binding protein G(I)/G(S)/G(O) subunit gamma-14 isoform X3, whose translation is MSSKVAIGSDIGQARRAVEQLRVEAGIDRMKVSKAAGDLLQFCTERAKSDPFLVGIPAATNPFKEKKPCAIL
- the GNG14 gene encoding putative guanine nucleotide-binding protein G(I)/G(S)/G(O) subunit gamma-14 isoform X1, giving the protein MFIFERQSRRRAEREGTEDPKQAPHRQQRDLAEMSSKVAIGSDIGQARRAVEQLRVEAGIDRMKVSKAAGDLLQFCTERAKSDPFLVGIPAATNPFKEKKPCAIL
- the GNG14 gene encoding putative guanine nucleotide-binding protein G(I)/G(S)/G(O) subunit gamma-14 isoform X2 — translated: MQGFVPRPWDHDLNRNQESNTPLAEMSSKVAIGSDIGQARRAVEQLRVEAGIDRMKVSKAAGDLLQFCTERAKSDPFLVGIPAATNPFKEKKPCAIL
- the FBXW9 gene encoding F-box/WD repeat-containing protein 9 isoform X6: MELPPGPRDDPRAWDDDSDPEPEPDPDAQAEAYVARVLSPPKVGQALPRAPLLSAPVASPGALEPRAASKGPPVGVPGLLSLPPELLLEICAYLDARLVLHVLPRVCHTLRDLVRDHVTWRLRAQRRVRAPYPVVEEEDFDWPTACIELEQHLSRWAEDGRWAEYFCLADGHFASIDSVLLLQGGTLCLSGSRDRNVNLWDLRQLGVEPSRVLVKALGTQKNSTHKGDDRRSGPQGWVWSLAALDHRVCSGSWDSTVKLWDMAADGQQFGEIKGKAAVLCLSYRPDILVTGTYDKKVTVYDPRAGPALLKSRRLHSSAVLALLADDRHIISGSEDHTLVVFDRRANSVLQRLQVRPPLRPGGTGAAAWPGLSCRVPRPSHSWIPTCSACPTGSPSSGLVTTRACCTSSPTTVAASNSSGPLTWATGLRSQASNTHWGPCTPRPPTRPSGCTCPRIHQGPSAPEATTMC
- the FBXW9 gene encoding F-box/WD repeat-containing protein 9 isoform X4, with translation MELPPGPRDDPRAWDDDSDPEPEPDPDAQAEAYVARVLSPPKVGQALPRAPLLSAPVASPGALEPRAASKGPPVGVPGLLSLPPELLLEICAYLDARLVLHVLPRVCHTLRDLVRDHVTWRLRAQRRVRAPYPVVEEEDFDWPTACIELEQHLSRWAEDGRWAEYFCLADGHFASIDSVLLLQGGTLCLSGSRDRNVNLWDLRQLGVEPSRVLVKALGTQKNSTHKGDDRRSGPQGWVWSLAALDHRVCSGSWDSTVKLWDMAADGQQFGEIKGKAAVLCLSYRPDILVTGTYDKKVTVYDPRAGPALLKSRRLHSSAVLALLADDRHIISGSEDHTLVVFDRRANSVLQRLQVRPPLRPGGTGAAAWPGLSCRVPRPSHSWIPTCSACPTGSPSSGLVTTRACCTSSPTTVAASNSSGSAGALAPCPTVPGPPPYFSTPGWLSGWRWESPYLSVTCSSFLQSFDVGHRSQITGIKHSLGALYTTSTDKTIRVHVPTDPPRTICTRSHNNVLNGICAEGNLVVAASGGLSLEVWRLQA
- the FBXW9 gene encoding F-box/WD repeat-containing protein 9 isoform X8, with protein sequence MELPPGPRDDPRAWDDDSDPEPEPDPDAQAEAYVARVLSPPKVGQALPRAPLLSAPVASPGALEPRAASKGPPVGVPGLLSLPPELLLEICAYLDARLVLHVLPRVCHTLRDLVRDHVTWRLRAQRRVRAPYPVVEEEDFDWPTACIELEQHLSRWAEDGRWAEYFCLADGHFASIDSVLLLQGGTLCLSGSRDRNVNLWDLRQLGVEPSRVLVKALGTQKNSTHKGWVWSLAALDHRVCSGSWDSTVKLWDMAADGQQFGEIKGKAAVLCLSYRPDILVTGTYDKKVTVYDPRAGPALLKSRRLHSSAVLALLADDRHIISGSEDHTLVVFDRRANSVLQRLQLDSYLLCMSYREPQLWAGDNQGLLHVFANHSGCFQLVRSFDVGHRSQITGIKHSLGALYTTSTDKTIRVHVPTDPPRTICTRSHNNVLNGICAEGNLVVAASGGLSLEVWRLQA
- the FBXW9 gene encoding F-box/WD repeat-containing protein 9 isoform X2, producing the protein MELPPGPRDDPRAWDDDSDPEPEPDPDAQAEAYVARVLSPPKVGQALPRAPLLSAPVASPGALEPRAASKGPPVGVPGLLSLPPELLLEICAYLDARLVLHVLPRVCHTLRDLVRDHVTWRLRAQRRVRAPYPVVEEEDFDWPTACIELEQHLSRWAEDGRWAEYFCLADGHFASIDSVLLLQGGTLCLSGSRDRNVNLWDLRQLGVEPSRVLVKALGTQKNSTHKGWVWSLAALDHRVCSGSWDSTVKLWDMAADGQQFGEIKGKAAVLCLSYRPDILVTGTYDKKVTVYDPRAGPALLKSRRLHSSAVLALLADDRHIISGSEDHTLVVFDRRANSVLQRLQVRPPLRPGGTGAAAWPGLSCRVPRPSHSWIPTCSACPTGSPSSGLVTTRACCTSSPTTVAASNSSGSAGALAPCPTVPGPPPYFSTPGWLSGWRWESPYLSVTCSSFLQSFDVGHRSQITGIKHSLGALYTTSTDKTIRVHVPTDPPRTICTRSHNNVLNGVRPCPVHPPQLPRTALTTSVPALPDLCRGQPGGSCLWGSIAGGLAAAGLSRRTWMWMWVCRPAGWARASVLGGPSPTPVPPPPCPKGLGPKESGPQLGSVPGLRPTPGKVRLLFRPTQGTACSPPLGPVFVTVWTPALPGEQRRNKPDVLVSPEGSACACSGRGGGGGGGSARRS
- the FBXW9 gene encoding F-box/WD repeat-containing protein 9 isoform X3 yields the protein MELPPGPRDDPRAWDDDSDPEPEPDPDAQAEAYVARVLSPPKVGQALPRAPLLSAPVASPGALEPRAASKGPPVGVPGLLSLPPELLLEICAYLDARLVLHVLPRVCHTLRDLVRDHVTWRLRAQRRVRAPYPVVEEEDFDWPTACIELEQHLSRWAEDGRWAEYFCLADGHFASIDSVLLLQGGTLCLSGSRDRNVNLWDLRQLGVEPSRVLVKALGTQKNSTHKGDDRRSGPQGWVWSLAALDHRVCSGSWDSTVKLWDMAADGQQFGEIKGKAAVLCLSYRPDILVTGTYDKKVTVYDPRAGPALLKSRRLHSSAVLALLADDRHIISGSEDHTLVVFDRRANSVLQRLQLDSYLLCMSYREPQLWAGDNQGLLHVFANHSGCFQLVRSFDVGHRSQITGIKHSLGALYTTSTDKTIRVHVPTDPPRTICTRSHNNVLNGVRPCPVHPPQLPRTALTTSVPALPDLCRGQPGGSCLWGSIAGGLAAAGLSRRTWMWMWVCRPAGWARASVLGGPSPTPVPPPPCPKGLGPKESGPQLGSVPGLRPTPGKVRLLFRPTQGTACSPPLGPVFVTVWTPALPGEQRRNKPDVLVSPEGSACACSGRGGGGGGGSARRS
- the FBXW9 gene encoding F-box/WD repeat-containing protein 9 isoform X1, whose protein sequence is MELPPGPRDDPRAWDDDSDPEPEPDPDAQAEAYVARVLSPPKVGQALPRAPLLSAPVASPGALEPRAASKGPPVGVPGLLSLPPELLLEICAYLDARLVLHVLPRVCHTLRDLVRDHVTWRLRAQRRVRAPYPVVEEEDFDWPTACIELEQHLSRWAEDGRWAEYFCLADGHFASIDSVLLLQGGTLCLSGSRDRNVNLWDLRQLGVEPSRVLVKALGTQKNSTHKGDDRRSGPQGWVWSLAALDHRVCSGSWDSTVKLWDMAADGQQFGEIKGKAAVLCLSYRPDILVTGTYDKKVTVYDPRAGPALLKSRRLHSSAVLALLADDRHIISGSEDHTLVVFDRRANSVLQRLQVRPPLRPGGTGAAAWPGLSCRVPRPSHSWIPTCSACPTGSPSSGLVTTRACCTSSPTTVAASNSSGSAGALAPCPTVPGPPPYFSTPGWLSGWRWESPYLSVTCSSFLQSFDVGHRSQITGIKHSLGALYTTSTDKTIRVHVPTDPPRTICTRSHNNVLNGVRPCPVHPPQLPRTALTTSVPALPDLCRGQPGGSCLWGSIAGGLAAAGLSRRTWMWMWVCRPAGWARASVLGGPSPTPVPPPPCPKGLGPKESGPQLGSVPGLRPTPGKVRLLFRPTQGTACSPPLGPVFVTVWTPALPGEQRRNKPDVLVSPEGSACACSGRGGGGGGGSARRS
- the FBXW9 gene encoding F-box/WD repeat-containing protein 9 isoform X7, which translates into the protein MELPPGPRDDPRAWDDDSDPEPEPDPDAQAEAYVARVLSPPKVGQALPRAPLLSAPVASPGALEPRAASKGPPVGVPGLLSLPPELLLEICAYLDARLVLHVLPRVCHTLRDLVRDHVTWRLRAQRRVRAPYPVVEEEDFDWPTACIELEQHLSRWAEDGRWAEYFCLADGHFASIDSVLLLQGGTLCLSGSRDRNVNLWDLRQLGVEPSRVLVKALGTQKNSTHKGDDRRSGPQGWVWSLAALDHRVCSGSWDSTVKLWDMAADGQQFGEIKGKAAVLCLSYRPDILVTGTYDKKVTVYDPRAGPALLKSRRLHSSAVLALLADDRHIISGSEDHTLVVFDRRANSVLQRLQLDSYLLCMSYREPQLWAGDNQGLLHVFANHSGCFQLVRSFDVGHRSQITGIKHSLGALYTTSTDKTIRVHVPTDPPRTICTRSHNNVLNGICAEGNLVVAASGGLSLEVWRLQA